A region of Liolophura sinensis isolate JHLJ2023 chromosome 8, CUHK_Ljap_v2, whole genome shotgun sequence DNA encodes the following proteins:
- the LOC135473589 gene encoding LOW QUALITY PROTEIN: aminoacyl tRNA synthase complex-interacting multifunctional protein 1-like (The sequence of the model RefSeq protein was modified relative to this genomic sequence to represent the inferred CDS: deleted 1 base in 1 codon), with translation MLFGFIRMASTEMIQRLKSRADSADEIIAQLRHQLSLIKQAKVSSQSAEAEKRLQIENENLRKEVQQLKKELALAEIHNGVKQVFAPANRNVVKTSDETPVAFNDIAKPNVKTKSPDSPKSKSADQKKEKEAKKSDSNKEKPEEKPKTKKGNKPSPTAAADVKIDASRLDMRVGHIVSAIKHPNADRLFVEDVNVGEEKNRTVVSGLAGKIPLEQMQDRLAVFMLNLKPAKMVGIQSEGMIMCVSEGEKVEILVPPPGAAIGDRVTCPDYEGTPDAQLNPKKKIWEQIKPDMKTNADKAACYKGSVFSVAGKGPLTAPTLANGQIS, from the exons GATGGCTTCTACAGAGATGATTCAGAGGCTGAAAAGTCGCGCTGACTCTGCTGATGAGATCATAGCTCAACTTAGACATCAACTGTCTCTCATCAAGCAGGCAAAAG TCTCTTCCCAGAGTGCAGAAGCTGAGAAAAGGCTacaaattgaaaatgaaaatctgaGGAAAGAAGTCCAACAGTTGAAGAAAGAATTGGCCTTAGCAGAAATTCACAATGGAG ttaaACAGGTATTTGCCCCTGCTAACAGAAATGTTGTCAAGACATCTGATGAGACTCCAGTAGCTTTCAATGATATAGCCAAACccaatgtgaaaacaaaatcccCAGACTCTCCCAAATCAAAATCTGCAGACCAGAAAAAGGAAAAGGAAGCCAAAAAATCTGACAGTAACAAAGAAAAGCCAG AGGAGAAACCAAAAACTAAAAAGGGCAACAAGCCATCACCAACAGCTGCAGCTGATGTAAAGATCGATGCTTCCCGACTTGATATGAGG GTCGGTCATATTGTTTCTGCTATTAAACACCCAAATGCTGACCGTCTCTTTGTTGAGGATGTGAATGTTGGAGAGGAAAAGAACAGGACTGTTGTCTCTGGACTAGCTGGAAAAATACCTCTAGAACAA ATGCAGGACCGGTTGGCCGTGTTTATGCTGAACCTGAAGCCTGCTAAGATGGTGGGCATCCAATCTGAGGGGATGATTATGTGTGTGTCTGAGGGCGAGAAGGTGGAGATTCTTGTACCACCCCCAGGAGCCGCCATTGGAGACCGGGTCACATGTCCAGACTATGAAG GCACGCCAGATGCGCAGCTGAATCCTAAAAAGAAGATTTGGGAGCAAATAAAGCCAGATATGAAGACAAACGCTGACAAAGCTGCCTGTTACAAAGGATCTGTTTTTTCAGTGGCAGGGAAAGGACCATTAACTGCCCCCACACTGGCCAATGGGCAAATCTCCTAG
- the LOC135473778 gene encoding 26S proteasome non-ATPase regulatory subunit 9-like, translated as MATKDKADKMASDVAHMKELMKKKDDLEAEIKEFQDILDSQDGVGMSGPLVDAEGYPRSDIDVYTVRHARNKVICLQNDHKDLMKSIEQCLYKIHADARDHSNEELQTTSFPKPAAKSTSSEKKPFAKVDRVDAGSPSAVAGLEVNDLLIEFGSITAENFQNLQNIGKVVQHSAGRSLPVSVIRDEKEVRLSLTPQTWNGRGLLGCNILPLGR; from the exons ATGGCTACCAAAGACAAAGCTGACAAAATGGCATCCGATGTCGCACACATGAAAGAGTTGATGAAGAAGAAAGACGATTTAGAAGCCGAAATTAAGGAATTCCAAGATATTCTTGATTCG CAAGATGGAGTTGGAATGTCTGGACCTCTGGTGGATGCTGAAGGTTACCCTCGATCAGACATAGATGTATATACAGTCAGACATGCCAGGAACAAAGTTATCT GTTTGCAAAATGACCACAAGGACTTGATGAAATCCATAGAACAATGTCTATATAAAATCCATGCTGATGCCCGAGACCACAGTAATGAAGAATTGCAGACAACGTCCTTCCCAAAACCTGCTGCTAAATCAACCAGTTCTGAGAAGAAACCTTTCGCTAAAGTGGATAGAGTTGATGCTGGCTCCCCCAGCGCAGTTGCA GGACTGGAGGTAAATGATCTGCTAATAGAATTTGGATCCATTACCGCAGAGAATTTCCAGAATTTGCAGAATATTGGCAAAGTTGTGCAGCACAGTGCAGGG CGAAGTTTGCCAGTATCTGTTATTCGTGATGAGAAAGAGGTCCGTTTGAGCCTCACTCCCCAGACCTGGAATGGGCGGGGCCTTTTAGG GTGTAATATACTGCCCTTAGGGAGGTGA